The following proteins are co-located in the Halopelagius inordinatus genome:
- the dhaM gene encoding dihydroxyacetone kinase phosphoryl donor subunit DhaM, translated as MIGLVVVSHSSKAAEGIRDIAGQMGGGKARIEVAGGDVDGGIGTDPNAIREAIESADDGDGVVVLVDLGSAVMNAELAFEMTDVDAQIADAPVLEGTLNAAVESTSTKATLDSVISSAEDARDYHKVD; from the coding sequence ATGATCGGACTCGTCGTCGTCTCGCACAGTTCGAAGGCCGCCGAGGGTATCCGCGACATCGCCGGCCAGATGGGCGGCGGCAAGGCACGAATCGAAGTCGCGGGCGGCGACGTGGACGGCGGCATCGGAACCGACCCGAACGCGATTCGGGAGGCCATAGAGTCGGCCGACGACGGCGACGGCGTCGTCGTCCTCGTCGATTTGGGAAGCGCCGTCATGAACGCGGAACTCGCGTTCGAGATGACCGACGTGGACGCGCAGATAGCCGACGCGCCCGTCTTGGAGGGCACGCTCAACGCCGCCGTCGAATCGACGAGCACGAAGGCGACGCTCGACTCGGTTATCTCCTCTGCGGAAGACGCCCGCGACTACCACAAGGTGGACTGA
- the ptsH1 gene encoding phosphocarrier protein HPr translates to MERTVTIVPEAGLHARPASKFVETANEFDADVTVGPPDGDRVDARSMLAVTGLGAGHGDDVVLTAEGDDAEDALDALEAVLTTPEDGE, encoded by the coding sequence AAGCAGGCCTGCACGCCCGTCCGGCCTCGAAGTTCGTCGAGACGGCAAACGAGTTCGACGCGGACGTGACGGTCGGCCCCCCGGACGGGGACCGAGTCGACGCCCGGAGCATGCTCGCGGTGACGGGACTCGGCGCGGGACACGGCGACGACGTCGTCCTCACCGCCGAGGGCGACGACGCGGAAGACGCACTCGACGCTCTCGAAGCGGTCCTCACGACGCCCGAAGACGGCGAGTGA
- the dhaL gene encoding dihydroxyacetone kinase subunit DhaL — translation MADESVQREALVAAVENVAARIEDEKSYLTELDSAIGDADHGNNMNRGFQAVAEKTDEFEEMSPGDIVKTVGTTIIGNVGGAAGPLYGGSLMTASQELEDGITAETSVAFAEAYLEKVKDRGDAPVGAKTMVDALTPAVHTYKKSIEHDDLSPLTAFAKAVDAAERGVEFTVPIKAMKGRASFLGWRSVGHRDPGATSTLIIMEEILKTAEEYLDGDADAQAVAETVPDETPEEEP, via the coding sequence ATGGCTGACGAATCCGTTCAACGCGAGGCGCTCGTCGCGGCCGTCGAAAACGTCGCGGCGCGAATCGAGGACGAGAAATCCTACCTGACGGAACTGGACTCCGCCATCGGCGACGCCGACCACGGTAACAACATGAACCGCGGGTTCCAGGCCGTCGCAGAGAAGACCGACGAGTTCGAGGAGATGTCGCCCGGCGACATCGTCAAGACGGTGGGAACGACCATCATCGGAAACGTCGGCGGCGCGGCGGGACCGCTCTACGGCGGGTCGCTCATGACCGCGAGTCAGGAACTCGAAGACGGAATTACGGCGGAGACGTCCGTGGCGTTCGCGGAGGCGTACTTAGAGAAGGTGAAAGACCGAGGCGACGCGCCCGTCGGCGCGAAGACGATGGTGGACGCACTCACGCCCGCGGTCCACACCTACAAGAAGTCCATCGAACACGACGACCTCTCGCCGTTGACGGCGTTCGCGAAGGCCGTAGACGCCGCCGAACGCGGCGTCGAGTTCACCGTCCCCATCAAGGCGATGAAGGGCCGCGCCTCGTTTCTCGGGTGGCGGTCCGTCGGCCACAGGGACCCGGGCGCGACGAGCACGCTCATCATCATGGAGGAGATTCTGAAGACCGCAGAGGAGTACCTCGACGGCGACGCCGACGCGCAAGCGGTCGCGGAGACGGTGCCCGACGAGACTCCCGAGGAGGAGCCATGA